A genomic window from Lactobacillus sp. ESL0677 includes:
- a CDS encoding phosphate ABC transporter substrate-binding protein, which yields MHKLHLGKLMALILVLPIFLVGCSKDRNKITIVGSSALQPLVEQAGNDYHLTNPDSNIIVQGGGSGTGLSQVQAGAVQVGTSDVFADTQKGINAAKLHDFQVAVVGIAPIVNKGIGISNLSSKQLMEIFTGKITNWRQVGGKNLQIIVINRSRGSGTRTTFEDLILKGKDAVNSQEQDSNGTVKKIVSSTPGTISYISFPYANDPNIQKISIDHTRPTNQNIPTNKWQLWSYEHLYTKGKPDKETAAFITYILSKKVQRDLVPKIGYLSINEMKVTRDSQNRITKIGNAHE from the coding sequence ATGCATAAATTACATTTAGGTAAATTGATGGCTCTGATTTTGGTGTTACCAATTTTTTTGGTTGGTTGCAGTAAAGACCGCAACAAAATAACGATTGTGGGGTCAAGTGCCTTGCAGCCGCTTGTTGAACAAGCGGGCAATGATTATCACTTAACTAATCCTGATAGCAATATTATTGTTCAAGGTGGCGGCTCTGGTACTGGTCTAAGTCAGGTGCAAGCTGGAGCGGTGCAAGTTGGCACCTCCGATGTGTTTGCTGATACGCAAAAAGGAATAAATGCAGCCAAGCTTCATGACTTTCAAGTAGCAGTTGTCGGGATTGCTCCGATTGTTAATAAGGGGATTGGTATTAGTAATCTATCTTCAAAACAACTCATGGAAATTTTTACCGGTAAAATTACGAACTGGCGCCAAGTTGGTGGTAAGAATTTACAGATTATTGTTATTAATCGCTCTCGTGGCAGTGGTACTAGGACAACTTTTGAAGACTTAATTTTAAAGGGTAAGGATGCCGTCAATTCGCAAGAGCAGGATTCTAACGGTACGGTTAAAAAGATTGTCAGTTCAACGCCAGGCACAATTTCGTATATTTCTTTTCCTTATGCAAATGATCCCAATATTCAAAAAATAAGTATTGATCATACAAGACCAACAAATCAAAATATCCCGACTAATAAATGGCAGCTCTGGTCCTATGAGCATCTGTATACCAAAGGTAAGCCAGATAAGGAAACTGCTGCTTTTATTACTTATATTTTGAGTAAAAAAGTGCAACGTGACCTGGTACCTAAAATTGGTTATCTAAGCATTAATGAAATGAAGGTTACTCGCGACAGTCAAAATCGAATTACAAAAATAGGTAATGCACATGAATAA
- the rplA gene encoding 50S ribosomal protein L1, whose translation MPKHGKKYVEAAKKVDSKKLYSVAEAMKLVKETSYAGFDASVEVSYNLSVDPKQADQQIRGSLVLPNGTGKTQKVVVFAEGPQAEQAKAAGADEVGSDDLVEKVQNGYLDFDVVVATPMMMAKVGRLGRILGPKGLMPNPKTGTVTMDIEKAVKNVKAGQVEYRVDRQAAIHTAIGKVSFTDEQLVENFDALRDVILRARPAAAKGQYIKSVAVAATFGPGIKLDPLNLD comes from the coding sequence ATGCCAAAGCATGGTAAAAAATATGTCGAAGCTGCTAAAAAAGTAGATTCAAAGAAATTATATTCAGTTGCTGAAGCAATGAAGTTAGTTAAAGAAACTTCATACGCAGGTTTTGATGCTTCAGTTGAAGTTTCATACAACTTGAGTGTTGACCCTAAGCAAGCTGATCAACAAATTCGTGGTTCACTTGTATTGCCTAATGGTACTGGTAAGACCCAAAAGGTTGTTGTTTTTGCTGAAGGCCCACAAGCTGAACAAGCTAAGGCTGCCGGTGCTGACGAAGTTGGTTCAGACGACTTAGTAGAAAAAGTTCAAAACGGTTACTTGGACTTTGACGTTGTTGTTGCTACACCAATGATGATGGCTAAGGTTGGACGTTTAGGTCGTATTTTAGGGCCTAAGGGTTTAATGCCTAACCCTAAGACTGGTACAGTTACAATGGACATCGAAAAGGCCGTTAAGAACGTTAAAGCTGGTCAAGTTGAATACCGTGTTGACCGTCAAGCTGCTATTCATACAGCTATTGGTAAAGTTTCATTTACTGATGAACAATTAGTAGAAAACTTTGACGCTTTACGTGACGTTATCTTACGTGCACGTCCAGCAGCAGCCAAGGGTCAATACATTAAGAGTGTTGCTGTTGCAGCAACCTTTGGCCCAGGGATCAAGCTTGATCCATTAAACTTGGACTAA
- the rplK gene encoding 50S ribosomal protein L11, with product MAKKVINVVKLQIPAGAATPAPPVGPALGQAGINIVGFTKDFNARTADQKGMIIPVVITVYEDRSFEFITKTPPAPVLLKQAAKIDKASGEPNTKKVGKVTKDQVKEIAETKMKDLNAADVEAAMRMIEGTARSMGIEVED from the coding sequence GTGGCAAAGAAAGTTATTAACGTTGTCAAATTACAAATCCCAGCTGGTGCTGCAACACCCGCACCTCCAGTTGGTCCAGCTTTAGGTCAAGCAGGTATTAACATTGTTGGTTTTACTAAGGACTTCAATGCTAGAACTGCTGATCAAAAAGGCATGATTATCCCTGTAGTCATTACTGTGTATGAAGATCGTTCATTCGAATTCATTACTAAGACTCCACCAGCTCCAGTATTATTGAAGCAAGCTGCTAAGATCGACAAGGCTTCTGGTGAACCTAATACCAAGAAGGTTGGTAAGGTAACTAAGGACCAAGTTAAGGAAATCGCTGAAACAAAGATGAAGGACCTTAACGCTGCTGATGTCGAAGCTGCTATGCGGATGATCGAAGGTACTGCTAGAAGCATGGGTATCGAAGTCGAAGACTAA
- the nusG gene encoding transcription termination/antitermination protein NusG — protein MVETTKKQWYVLHTYSGYEDKVKSDLLSRAQSMGMQDYIFRVMVPEQEKIETVHDKKKEVEEKIFPGYVLVEMVMTDESWFVVRNTPNVTGFVGSHGGGSKPSPLLDEEVNRLLRQQGEPAKRPQIDFEVGETVTIIDGAFNGVEGKITEIQPDKYKLFVSVDMFGRATTTELDYDQVKKID, from the coding sequence ATGGTTGAAACAACAAAGAAGCAATGGTATGTATTGCATACTTATTCAGGTTATGAAGATAAAGTTAAGTCTGACCTGTTGTCACGTGCGCAAAGTATGGGGATGCAAGACTATATTTTTCGGGTAATGGTCCCTGAACAAGAAAAGATTGAAACTGTCCACGATAAGAAAAAGGAAGTCGAAGAAAAGATTTTCCCGGGATACGTTTTAGTTGAAATGGTTATGACTGACGAAAGTTGGTTTGTTGTTCGAAACACACCAAACGTTACGGGCTTTGTTGGTTCCCACGGTGGTGGTTCTAAGCCGTCACCATTACTTGATGAAGAAGTTAACCGCTTATTGCGTCAACAAGGTGAACCAGCTAAACGGCCACAAATTGACTTTGAAGTTGGCGAAACAGTTACAATTATCGATGGTGCCTTTAACGGTGTTGAAGGTAAAATCACTGAAATTCAACCAGATAAGTACAAGTTATTTGTTTCTGTTGATATGTTTGGTCGCGCAACTACAACTGAACTAGACTACGACCAAGTTAAAAAGATTGATTAA
- the secE gene encoding preprotein translocase subunit SecE has translation MIKFFKSVVQEMKLVTWPTAKQNRHDTAIVIVTSILFAAYLGLLDLAFSSLTQIVM, from the coding sequence ATGATTAAGTTTTTTAAGAGTGTTGTCCAAGAAATGAAGTTAGTTACTTGGCCAACTGCTAAACAAAACCGTCACGATACAGCAATTGTTATCGTAACTTCAATCTTATTTGCGGCATATTTGGGTCTACTTGACTTAGCATTTAGTAGTTTGACACAGATAGTGATGTAA
- the rpmG gene encoding 50S ribosomal protein L33: MAVKKASLACSVCGSRNYSITASKNRTQRLELKKFCKHCGKMTVHKETR, from the coding sequence ATGGCAGTGAAAAAAGCATCTTTGGCCTGCAGCGTCTGCGGCTCGCGTAACTACTCAATCACGGCAAGTAAAAATCGCACTCAGCGGCTTGAACTAAAAAAGTTTTGTAAGCATTGCGGTAAAATGACTGTGCATAAGGAAACGAGGTAG